A single region of the Nicotiana sylvestris chromosome 6, ASM39365v2, whole genome shotgun sequence genome encodes:
- the LOC138871821 gene encoding uncharacterized protein, with protein MKAQALADYLAENPVDKEYEPLRNYFPDEEVMNINEVEKDETPGWKLFFDRAANKKGVGIGAVLISETGHHYPVTTQLHFYCTNNMAEYEACILGLRLAIDMGIQEVLDLGDSDLLVHQIQGEWDTQDLKLIPYQQCLHDLCQRFRSVEFRHIPRIHTEHAYCNVVEEELDSEPWFHDIMEYIRIGVYLVHATRDQKRTIHRLESGFFFCGGVLYKRTLDLGLLRCIDARKVTTIITEVHSGVYGPHMSGYVLAKKIL; from the exons atgaaagcccaagcattggccgattaTTTAGCCGAGAACCCGGTAGAtaaagaatatgaacctttgaggaattacttccctgatgaagaggtaatgaaTATCAACGAGGTCGAGAAGGATGAAACGCCCgggtggaaacttttctttgataggGCTGCCAACAAGAAAGGTGTTGGGATAGGGGCAGttcttatttctgaaacagggcatcactaccctgttacgaccCAACTgcatttttattgtaccaacaacatggctgaatacgaggcatgcattttaggACTAAGGCTAGCTATAGATATGggaatccaggaagtcttggacttgggagactcggaccttctggtgcaccagattcaaggagaatgggacacacaggatttaaagcttataccgtatcaaCAATGTCTGCacgatctttgtcaacggtttcgatcagtagagttcaggcacattccaaggattcatactgag catgcctactgtaatgttgttgaagaagaacttgatagtgaaccatggtttcatgacatcatgGAGTACATCAGAATTGGGGTATATTTGGTACATGCCAcaagggatcaaaagagaacaattcatcGATTGGAAAGTGGATTTTTCTTCTGtgggggagttttgtacaaaagaactctagatcttggattgttaagatgcatagatgctagaaaAGTCACGACCATCATAACCGAAGTACATTCCGGGGTTTACGGGccgcatatgagtggatatgttctggcaaagaagattctttga